The nucleotide window CATCACCACTGCATCTTCCCCGTTCACTACGCGTCCTCGTTATCTTCCTCACATACTCAACTTCAAGTTAAAGGAGTAATAAACCATGGCACCCAAGAACAAAGGCGGcgacaagaagggcaaggatggcggagacagcaacagcaaaggCGGCGGAAAGGGCCTCAAGCCTGCGAATGCTATTAACGTGAGACATATTCTTGTACGTATCTCAtctgtctctctccacttcttTGTATTTCTCTTGTTGTGTTGTATGGCTGTAGGTGGTCTTCTTGCTTTGGTTTGGCGGTGGGGTGTGTTTCTCTATGTGATGGGGATATACTCCTACCATCTACCTATGTCTATCTGTCAATGAAgacgagaagatgatggctaTGCATATAACAATAATCTAGCGACCAGATACAATAACTGACAAAGCTGCAGTGCGAGAAATTCtccaaaaaggaagaagccctAGAGAAGTTGCGCAACGGAGCCAAATTCGACGAAGTCGCGAGGGAATTCTCGGAGGATAAGGCTCGGCAGGGTATGTATTCCTCTAatttttcttctgttctaTTTGTTGTTCATTCCTCCCTCGGCGTGGACTATTggcttggtgatgttgatgctAAGGGAAATTGGTACAGGCGGCTCCCTTGGCTGGAAGACCCGGGGCAGTCTGGATGCGACGTTTGAGAAGGCGGCGTATGATCTGGAGCCGAGTACGACGGGAAACCCCAAGTATGTGGATGTGAAGACTGGGTTTGGGTACCATATTATTATGGTTGAGGGGAGGAAGTAATCTATCATATTACTAGTGTTTGTTTTTATTAAGTCATGTTAGGGCTAGGTTAGGATTGGTATGAATATTGTATGAAGAAAACCAgttgatcaatcaatctatgAGATCAGACCAAGTCTAGAAATAATGAAACTATATGTACATATGCAGAAAAGTAATACAAATCTATCATAAGGCGAGTATATATTACCGCCTACTGCTTCTTAGCAGCCTTCGCTCGCTCCTTGGCTGCCTTCTCCTGCCGTTGGACGATAGCTTCAGCGCCAATACCGCCAAAGACAAGACCCACGCCCAGCCACTGACCTGCGGAGAGGGAGTGGCCGAACCAGAACACACTCAGGAGCATGGTCAGCATCTTGCGCGTGACCGTCACCGTAACCAGGAGTAAGGATGAGAAGCGCGACAGCGTGTAGAAGATGAACAACTGTCCGATGGCTCCGCAGGCGGCGAATCCGAGCACGTTCTTCAGGGCTTCCGGGTGACGGGACAGGAAGCCAATGGCGGAGTTCAGCTCAGTTTCTGTGGATGGGGGAATGGGGAAAGGCAGAAGGTTGTGCAAAATGCCAGTCGAGGACAGATGGGGCATGATCAACAGGTAGCTGCTCGTCAGGACGGTTGAGAGCACGTTCTGAGCAACCATCATTTGCGGTCCCGTGAAGCGCGTGTACAGCTGCGGAGAGCTGAAGACGTGGTCCTGGGTGGTGTTCGTGAGGCCGTCCAGGAGCAGGTTGATGGAAAGGAGAAAGATTCCCCATGTGCTTGAGCCGGACTGGCCCTTAGCGGCTGATGCGGCGACCTTCTTGCTGGTtccggggtggtggagggtgaATGTAGCGACTCCGAGGGTGACCAGGAGAACGACACCGTACTTGTACAGAGGGTATCTCTTGCGGAAGATGGTCAGGTGCAAGAACATGACAGGCAGAAGCTTGCACGatttggcgaggatgaaggtGAGGTAGTCGATGTGCGCGAGACTGGCATATCCGAAGGGCGATGCGAGAGACGAGGAGATGCTGACCAGGAGCAAGGGAAAGACGATTTTCTTGGttgggaagggagaggggatCTTCTGGCCGGACGGAGTCGAAAAGAATAGGTACAGGAAGCCGGTGATGGCGGCAAAGGTCGACTGAATCGTGTTCAGGACAATCGAATAGGTGAAGCGCTCTGTCGGTGGTTCGGGGACTTCAGCAGTCGGAGGATGAGTAGGATAGGATACGGTGGTGATGGCTTCTTGAAGCACACCCCAGGAAAGACTAAAACAGTCACAGTTAGCATTTTATTGACCTCAAATCTCTCAACACCATGAACGAGAGACATACAAAGAAGCGTAGATTCCAAGAACACAGATCGCAAGTTGCATCAAGCCGGGGGTGTCCGGCGCATTCTCCTGCGGCGCATGCTTTCCAGAAGCACTTCCATTTGCGACGGAAGATTTCCCATTCATCTTCTTATCCAGCGACTGCAAATCATCCGGAGGCATATGCATCAGTTCAGAGGACGTGGCGCGTTGCAAAGGCGCAGCTTGTTTCTGGCGCGCCATGATCGACGAGGAACAAAAGCAGCGCTTATACTTCGTCCAGGTTATTTGCAATAAGATAAGAAAGAGGACGAGGGCAAGAATATAATCAGTATTGAATCGCCAAACACTGACGAATATAGAGGAGGTATGTGAAAATAGACAGACAGTCAAACAAAGCCTCGATGGAGCAGACAGTTGACTTTATAGTTGAGCAAAGAAACCGATGATGCCATGTGTTCTTCTGCGCGTCTCCAAAACCCGCCGCGGAATCTCGGCGCGATCGCcctatttttttctttccttccgcCCCGCCGAGTCTCATTCTTCGGTCTCACTTGTTCGACCCTTAATTTAATTCTAGAACTTACAATCGCGAACTATAGTTCCTACCTATCTACCAGTGCCAGGTAAGTCCTATCCATTTATTCACTTTCAATCATGACCACAAGCGCATAAACTAATTAACCCaattagaaattatagaCTCCATTGTAGCTACACCTCCAATTCCGCCTCAACTCTACCAtctacaaccacaaccaccgccatcatgacTACcacaataccaccaccatcccaagaacaacaagccactccatcaacaccagaaATGATAGCAACAacaccccttcccccctccgccctcacaaccctcctctcatccaccacaacaccaccaccgaccccCCTCTCCGCAAACACCCTCCAAATCCTGCACAacctccaacaccaacacctgTGGACCTCCCTGCGCGTGCacgacctccacctccccagcAACTCcaaacagcaacaacccCTCTACCTCATCTCCGGCATTCCCCCGCACCATCTCTACATCCACCCGGACGAGCAACTCTTCATGCTGGAGCGCGGGCTGCGCGAAGACGACGTCGAGCTAGAGCGCATGTTCGTCCTCCCCACGGTTCAGGGCGAGTCATGGACGCTGCGCAAGTTGGCGGGAGTGTTTGATTCGTTACCTGAGGGTagcggggaaggagaagtactggaaggaggaggaggggcaggggagaaggcggagaagttgagggagTATTATGAGTATCGGGGGAAGGCAAGGGCTACGAAGGAGTGGGGTGGGaagaggttgttgttggctaTGGTGGATaggaggatggggggtgATGGGACAGTGGTGTATTATGTTGTGCAGGATGGTGCGGTGAAACCGAGGCAGAATTAATCTAcgatggggggtggggggaagggagacaGGGACATATGCTGCTGGGCTTACACAAAGAAGCATTGAAGCAAGCGATTCCTTCCAATTTATCTTTAcaccgaagaagatcgaaTTATATACACGGATGACAGACAGCAACAAGAGACGAACCGGACCAAGTACCTCGCAGAGGCATTCGACGAAACGGACAGATGAGCAACTGCAGCCGGGTATCGTGGGAACAAGCAAGTAACGGGGACAGACAAAAACAGCCATGCATCCTTAGCCATGTTGTCGAAAACAAACAACTCATGGCGCACCTAAGGGACGTTCATCCTCAATTTGTGCGTGTTCCGCCTGGCAGCTAGTGCAGTACGTTTCGTACCATTGCTGAACATCATCGGTGAGTTCGGCAAAGACACTCGGCCCTGAGCGGTCCACCTCGAGGTCCacgtcttcttcaccttcattCTTACCGAGAAGAATCTGGATCTGGCGACAACGTCGCAATTCCTGTCGCAACCATCGCTCCCACTCGCTTTGGATTACTTCTCTTTCGATGCTGTTGACCACGCGGAGAGCTACCAGGAGATCGTGTCGGTATGAACCCAACCGTTCGCGCGTTTGCTGAATCCGTCGGGCTGCACTCCTGGTCATGGAGTCCCGGAACCCTGACGTTCCCAGAG belongs to Aspergillus luchuensis IFO 4308 DNA, chromosome 3, nearly complete sequence and includes:
- the PIN4 gene encoding peptidylprolyl isomerase (COG:O;~EggNog:ENOG410PQBE;~InterPro:IPR000297,IPR043323;~PFAM:PF13616,PF00639;~go_function: GO:0003677 - DNA binding [Evidence IEA];~go_function: GO:0003755 - peptidyl-prolyl cis-trans isomerase activity [Evidence IEA];~go_process: GO:0006364 - rRNA processing [Evidence IEA]); its protein translation is MAPKNKGGDKKGKDGGDSNSKGGGKGLKPANAINVRHILCEKFSKKEEALEKLRNGAKFDEVAREFSEDKARQGGSLGWKTRGSLDATFEKAAYDLEPSTTGNPKYVDVKTGFGYHIIMVEGRK
- the HUT1 gene encoding UDP-galactose transporter HUT1 (BUSCO:EOG09264F1U;~COG:G;~EggNog:ENOG410PG99;~InterPro:IPR013657;~PFAM:PF00892,PF08449;~TransMembrane:10 (i60-80o106-130i151-169o175-195i202-221o241-261i282-302o341-359i366-386o392-411i);~go_process: GO:0055085 - transmembrane transport [Evidence IEA]) yields the protein MARQKQAAPLQRATSSELMHMPPDDLQSLDKKMNGKSSVANGSASGKHAPQENAPDTPGLMQLAICVLGIYASFLSWGVLQEAITTVSYPTHPPTAEVPEPPTERFTYSIVLNTIQSTFAAITGFLYLFFSTPSGQKIPSPFPTKKIVFPLLLVSISSSLASPFGYASLAHIDYLTFILAKSCKLLPVMFLHLTIFRKRYPLYKYGVVLLVTLGVATFTLHHPGTSKKVAASAAKGQSGSSTWGIFLLSINLLLDGLTNTTQDHVFSSPQLYTRFTGPQMMVAQNVLSTVLTSSYLLIMPHLSSTGILHNLLPFPIPPSTETELNSAIGFLSRHPEALKNVLGFAACGAIGQLFIFYTLSRFSSLLLVTVTVTRKMLTMLLSVFWFGHSLSAGQWLGVGLVFGGIGAEAIVQRQEKAAKERAKAAKKQ
- a CDS encoding uncharacterized protein (COG:S;~EggNog:ENOG410PXEM;~InterPro:IPR018593,IPR036167,IPR042777;~PFAM:PF09631;~go_component: GO:0000214 - tRNA-intron endonuclease complex [Evidence IEA];~go_process: GO:0000379 - tRNA-type intron splice site recognition and cleavage [Evidence IEA];~go_process: GO:0006388 - tRNA splicing, via endonucleolytic cleavage and ligation [Evidence IEA]) — its product is MTTTIPPPSQEQQATPSTPEMIATTPLPPSALTTLLSSTTTPPPTPLSANTLQILHNLQHQHLWTSLRVHDLHLPSNSKQQQPLYLISGIPPHHLYIHPDEQLFMLERGLREDDVELERMFVLPTVQGESWTLRKLAGVFDSLPEGSGEGEVLEGGGGAGEKAEKLREYYEYRGKARATKEWGGKRLLLAMVDRRMGGDGTVVYYVVQDGAVKPRQN